Proteins co-encoded in one Corylus avellana chromosome ca9, CavTom2PMs-1.0 genomic window:
- the LOC132191621 gene encoding putative receptor-like protein kinase At3g47110 isoform X2, with the protein MRLPSQMNYCREIVELSLSGNKFDGSIPESYGSLEKLEYLALGGNNLTGNIPPTVSNLSRLYEFGIESNNIEGRIPSDLWRLPNLLVLNFEQNYLVGEIPQSLFNISSLQQISLANNSLSGNLPLDFGFSCPNLEILLFGQNKFSGPIPSFLSNCSKLIEIDINSNLLSGPIPTSLGNLKYLQDLFLNKNQLTGEPQERELSFLSSLSNCRFLDTLSISFNPLDISLPDSIGNFSTSLRNIYAFESQIKGHIPVGIGSLKGLTTLVLGNNNLIGNIPPTIGGLEGLQRLYLYGNKIEGFIPKDMCQLKNLGELYLSNNKISGSIPNCISNLNLLQKLFLRSNRLESSIPLNLWSLENLLILDLSSNFLTGNLSPNMKKMDVIEQVDISQNQITGNIPSIIGAFESLSYLDLSRNSFQGGIPQSFGDLKGLDVLNLSYNNLSGVIPKSLEALPYLKYLNVSFNKL; encoded by the coding sequence ATGCGGCTCCCTTCACAAATGAATTATTGTAGAGAGATTGTAGAGTTATCCCTATCAGGCAATAAATTTGATGGGAGCATTCCAGAAAGCTATGGGAGTTTAGAAAAGCTTGAATACCTAGCCCTTGGAGGTAACAATCTAACTGGTAATATACCTCCGACCGTAAGTAACTTGTCGAGGTTATATGAGTTTGGCATTGAGAGTAACAACATTGAAGGAAGAATTCCCAGTGATTTATGGCGTCTTCCAAATCTGTTGGTATtgaattttgaacaaaattatCTGGTAGGGGAAATCCCCCAAAGCCTTTTCAACATTTCCTCTCTACAACAAATCTCTTTGGCAAATAATTCTCTATCTGGCAATCTTCCATTagattttgggttttcttgCCCTAATCTTGAAATTTTGCTTTTTGGTCAAAACAAATTTAGTGGTCCTATCCcatcatttctttcaaattgttcGAAGCTCATTGAAATAGATATTAACAGCAACTTGCTCTCCGGACCAATACCCACAAGTCTTGGAAACTTAAAATACCTCCAGGACCTGTTTCTGAATAAGAATCAGCTAACAGGAGAGCCTCAAGAGCGAGAACTTAgtttcctttcttctttatcGAATTGCAGATTTTTGGACACACTATCAATATCCTTTAATCCATTGGACATTAGTCTTCCAGATTCCATTGGGAACTTTTCAACCTCCTTGAGAAATATTTATGCATTTGAATCTCAAATAAAGGGTCATATTCCTGTTGGAATCGGTTCCTTGAAAGGCTTGACCACGCTTGTTTTGGGCAATAACAATTTGATTGGAAACATACCACCCACAATTGGGGGATTGGAAGGGTTACAAAGATTATACCTTTATGGTAACAAAATTGAAGGATTCATTCCAAAAGACATGTGTCAGTTAAAGAACTTAGGTGAGTTATATCTCTCAAATAACAAAATCTCGGGATCAATCCCAAATTGCATTTCAAACCTCAATCTTCTGCAAAAGCTATTTCTGAGGTCTAATAGGCTGGAATCATcaataccattaaatttatggagCCTTGAGAATCTATTGATTTTGGACCTATCATCGAATTTTCTCACTGGAAATTTGTctccaaacatgaaaaaaatggATGTCATTGAACAAGTTGATATATCTCAGAACCAAATTACTGGAAATATTCCAAGCATCATTGGAGCGTTTGAAAGCCTAAGTTATCTTGATTTATCAAGGAACTCATTTCAAGGAGGCATTCCACAATCTTTTGGAGACTTGAAAGGATTAGATGTGTTAAACCTCTCATATAATAATCTCTCTGGTGTAATTCCTAAGTCTCTTGAAGCACTTCCATATCTCAAGTATTTGAATGTGTCTTTCAACAAGCTATAA
- the LOC132191623 gene encoding probable LRR receptor-like serine/threonine-protein kinase At3g47570, producing the protein MISYQELCQGTNNFCGSNLLGVGGFGSVYKGMLLDGTTVAIKVLNLQLAGAFKSFDAECKVLRTIRHRNLVKVISTCSNPEFRALILQYMSNGSLERWLYSYNYSLTLLQRVNIMVDVASALDYLHHGQSESVVHCDLKPTNILLDEDMIAHVSDFGIAKILVENKDATQTKTLGTLGYIAPEYGLEGKVSIKGDVYSYGIILLEMITRKKPTDDMFVEELTLRQWINASFPDKLVEVVDDGLMRTENGQNATVMQSVLSSIIELGLKCSEELPDERVDIKDVLVKLKKIQVKLFENRNDGV; encoded by the exons ATGATATCATATCAAGAGCTTTGCCAAGGGACAAACAACTTTTGTGGAAGTAACTTGCTTGGAGTAGGAGGTTTTGGTTCTGTGTACAAAGGCATGCTCCTTGACGGGACTACTGTTGCTATTAAAGTTCTAAATTTGCAATTGGCTGGTGCTTTCAAAAGTTTTGATGCAGAATGCAAGGTCTTACGAACAATTCGACATAGGAATCTTGTTAAAGTCATAAGTACATGCTCTAACCCTGAGTTCAGAGCTTTAATATTGCAATACATGTCGAATGGCAGCCTTGAAAGGTGGTTATACTCTTATAACTACTCCTTGACTCTTCTTCAAAGAGTAAACATTATGGTTGATGTTGCATCAGCGTTGGACTATCTTCACCACGGTCAATCAGAATCTGTGGTTCACTGTGATTTGAAGCCTACCAATATCCTTCTAGATGAGGACATGATTGCACACGTGAGTGACTTTGGcattgcaaagattttggttGAAAACAAGGATGCTACACAAACCAAAACTCTTGGTACACTTGGCTATATTGCACCAG AGTATGGCTTGGAAGGAAAAGTCTCCATTAAAGGCGATGTTTATAGCTACGGTATAATATTGTTGGAGATGATCACAAGGAAGAAACCTACCGACGACATGTTTGTAGAAGAATTGACTTTGAGGCAATGGATAAACGCTTCATTTCCCGACAAACTAGTGGAGGTTGTGGATGACGGCTTAATGAGGACAGAAAATGGACAAAATGCAACTGTCATGCAAAGTGTTCTTTCATCTATCATTGAATTAGGTTTGAAGTGTTCTGAAGAGTTACCAGATGAAAGAGTTGATATCAAAGATGTGCTTGTCAAGCTTAAAAAAATCCAAGTGAAACTTTTTGAAAACAGAAATGATGGtgtttga
- the LOC132191621 gene encoding receptor kinase-like protein Xa21 isoform X1: MSSLEFLNLQYNSFTGPFPHAIFNISSLTIVSLSKNHISGTLPINLCRYCPNLQVLYLSHNEFNMRLPSQMNYCREIVELSLSGNKFDGSIPESYGSLEKLEYLALGGNNLTGNIPPTVSNLSRLYEFGIESNNIEGRIPSDLWRLPNLLVLNFEQNYLVGEIPQSLFNISSLQQISLANNSLSGNLPLDFGFSCPNLEILLFGQNKFSGPIPSFLSNCSKLIEIDINSNLLSGPIPTSLGNLKYLQDLFLNKNQLTGEPQERELSFLSSLSNCRFLDTLSISFNPLDISLPDSIGNFSTSLRNIYAFESQIKGHIPVGIGSLKGLTTLVLGNNNLIGNIPPTIGGLEGLQRLYLYGNKIEGFIPKDMCQLKNLGELYLSNNKISGSIPNCISNLNLLQKLFLRSNRLESSIPLNLWSLENLLILDLSSNFLTGNLSPNMKKMDVIEQVDISQNQITGNIPSIIGAFESLSYLDLSRNSFQGGIPQSFGDLKGLDVLNLSYNNLSGVIPKSLEALPYLKYLNVSFNKL, encoded by the coding sequence ATGTCGTCGTTAGAATTCTTGAACTTGCAATACAACAGCTTCACTGGTCCATTTCCTCATGCCATCTTTAACATATCCTCTCTAACCATAGTTAGTCTTTCAAAAAATCACATATCAGGAACTCTTCCAATAAATCTTTGCAGGTATTGTCCTAATCTTCAAGTGCTTTATCTTTCGCACAATGAATTCAACATGCGGCTCCCTTCACAAATGAATTATTGTAGAGAGATTGTAGAGTTATCCCTATCAGGCAATAAATTTGATGGGAGCATTCCAGAAAGCTATGGGAGTTTAGAAAAGCTTGAATACCTAGCCCTTGGAGGTAACAATCTAACTGGTAATATACCTCCGACCGTAAGTAACTTGTCGAGGTTATATGAGTTTGGCATTGAGAGTAACAACATTGAAGGAAGAATTCCCAGTGATTTATGGCGTCTTCCAAATCTGTTGGTATtgaattttgaacaaaattatCTGGTAGGGGAAATCCCCCAAAGCCTTTTCAACATTTCCTCTCTACAACAAATCTCTTTGGCAAATAATTCTCTATCTGGCAATCTTCCATTagattttgggttttcttgCCCTAATCTTGAAATTTTGCTTTTTGGTCAAAACAAATTTAGTGGTCCTATCCcatcatttctttcaaattgttcGAAGCTCATTGAAATAGATATTAACAGCAACTTGCTCTCCGGACCAATACCCACAAGTCTTGGAAACTTAAAATACCTCCAGGACCTGTTTCTGAATAAGAATCAGCTAACAGGAGAGCCTCAAGAGCGAGAACTTAgtttcctttcttctttatcGAATTGCAGATTTTTGGACACACTATCAATATCCTTTAATCCATTGGACATTAGTCTTCCAGATTCCATTGGGAACTTTTCAACCTCCTTGAGAAATATTTATGCATTTGAATCTCAAATAAAGGGTCATATTCCTGTTGGAATCGGTTCCTTGAAAGGCTTGACCACGCTTGTTTTGGGCAATAACAATTTGATTGGAAACATACCACCCACAATTGGGGGATTGGAAGGGTTACAAAGATTATACCTTTATGGTAACAAAATTGAAGGATTCATTCCAAAAGACATGTGTCAGTTAAAGAACTTAGGTGAGTTATATCTCTCAAATAACAAAATCTCGGGATCAATCCCAAATTGCATTTCAAACCTCAATCTTCTGCAAAAGCTATTTCTGAGGTCTAATAGGCTGGAATCATcaataccattaaatttatggagCCTTGAGAATCTATTGATTTTGGACCTATCATCGAATTTTCTCACTGGAAATTTGTctccaaacatgaaaaaaatggATGTCATTGAACAAGTTGATATATCTCAGAACCAAATTACTGGAAATATTCCAAGCATCATTGGAGCGTTTGAAAGCCTAAGTTATCTTGATTTATCAAGGAACTCATTTCAAGGAGGCATTCCACAATCTTTTGGAGACTTGAAAGGATTAGATGTGTTAAACCTCTCATATAATAATCTCTCTGGTGTAATTCCTAAGTCTCTTGAAGCACTTCCATATCTCAAGTATTTGAATGTGTCTTTCAACAAGCTATAA